CACCGCGGCCTGGTACTCCTCGGGGGAGACGCGCCGGTGGAACCCGGGCAGGCCCTCGGCCGGGTCGGGCGGCTCGGCCGGCGCGTCGGCCAGGGGCCGCCCCAGGTCGGCGGCCATCGAGTCGATGGCGGCGGCGGCGGCGTCGTAGGCGGCGTCGACCTCGGCCGGGCCCCACGCCGGGTCCACCACCACGTTGTCGATCAGGAACACCCGCTGGCGCCAGTGGTCGAACGCCGCCATGGGCCCGATCACCGACAGCACGGCGTCGGGCGCGCCCACGTCGTCGGGCGGGACGGAGGGGAGGCGCTCGACCTCGCGCACCACGTCGTAGCCGAGGTAGCCGACCAGGCCGCTGTGCAACGGGGGCAGCTCGTCGATCACCGGGCTGCGGTAGAGGCGCAGCAGCTCCTCGACGGCGGCCAGGATGCCCTCGTCGCGAGGGACGCTGTCGGGGAG
The sequence above is a segment of the Acidimicrobiales bacterium genome. Coding sequences within it:
- a CDS encoding anthranilate synthase component I; the encoded protein is MTLRPDRESFRSLARSHTVVPVWRELVADMQTPVAAFARLAGEGPGFLLESVEHGERWARFSFAGRGHFARMVARGRRVEVEGRLPDSVPRDEGILAAVEELLRLYRSPVIDELPPLHSGLVGYLGYDVVREVERLPSVPPDDVGAPDAVLSVIGPMAAFDHWRQRVFLIDNVVVDPAWGPAEVDAAYDAAAAAIDSMAADLGRPLADAPAEPPDPAEGLPGFHRRVSPEEYQAAV